One region of Zingiber officinale cultivar Zhangliang chromosome 7B, Zo_v1.1, whole genome shotgun sequence genomic DNA includes:
- the LOC122005986 gene encoding uncharacterized protein LOC122005986: MATAQDSPRGELELELEPNLRHRLPLPRWGDRRTSRRPATDRGGGDRTPTAGPLGCGRSPPAQDGGGGGEDGGLEELRAKLMGHLRVAADRMKIATSEAAPEVSRPWNLRARKTSNGNGGCGSSGAAAAAAGGAAATEAGPAAEEERKRKIGLTVPLTAEEIEEDVYALTGSRPRRRPKKRPRVVQRQIDSLFPGLWLSDITVESYKVDDD, translated from the exons ATGGCGACCGCCCAGGACTCGCCGCGCggcgagctcgagctcgagttaGAGCCCAATCTCCGCCATCGCCTCCCCCTTCCGCGATGGGGCGACCGGCGAACGTCCCGCCGCCCCGCCACCGACCGAGGCGGCGGAGATCGGACCCCGACCGCCGGGCCGCTCGGCTGCGGGAGATCGCCTCCGGCCCAGGACGGAGGCGGCGGGGGCGAGGACGGAGGGCTGGAGGAGCTCAGGGCGAAGCTGATGGGCCATCTCCGGGTGGCGGCAGACCGGATGAAGATTGCGACGTCGGAGGCGGCGCCGGAGGTCTCGAGGCCATGGAACCTGAGGGCGAGGAAGACTTCGAACGGGAACGGGGGGTGCGGTAGCTCGGGGGCGGCGGCCGCAGCCGCCGGAGGGGCGGCGGCGACTGAAGCGGGGCCAGCGGCGGAggaggagaggaaaaggaagatAGGGCTGACGGTGCCGCTTACGGCGGAGGAGATCGAGGAAGACGTCTACGCGTTAACGGGATCCCGGCCTCGCCGGCGGCCAAAAAAGCGGCCAAGGGTCGTACAGCGACAGATTGAC TCTCTCTTCCCTGGGCTGTGGCTATCCGACATCACAGTAGAGTCTTACAAAGTTGATGACGACTAA